The genomic segment AACAGCCTTGAAGTCACTGACAGGCCGTGGGGGCCGGTAAGCTCCAGCCATGGCTCCTGCATGTTCCATCTTCCGGATCTGCTGGCTGTGCGCAGAGGCGATCTTGAGCATGTCACAGtagaagaagacaaagaggagCACAGCTGGGAAGAAGCCAGCACAGGAGAGGGTCAGCACAAACCTTGGGTGAAACACAGCAAAGAAGCTGCAGGGCCCGTGATAGGTGGTCTGCTGGAAGATGGAGACTCCGAGTGGGAGGAAGCCGATAAGGTAAGATACCAACCACAGTCCTGCGATGCATGCTCCGGCCACAAGCCCATTCATGATCTGGAAGTAACGGAGGGGCTGCTTAATGGCAAGGTATCTGTCAAAGGCAATCAGCATGACCGTGAGGACAGAGGCAGCCGCAGAAGAAGTGACAAACGCCATCCGAAGGCTACACAAGGTCTTCTGTGTGTgctgagcagagctggagagctggtctGTAACTAGACCAGAAATAGCCACGCCAATCAAGGTATCAGCCACGGCCAGATTCAAGGTGAAGCAAAGACCAACACCATCATTCTTGTAGATTGATAGCAGCATAGCCACAACGACCAGTGCATTCACAGCAATGATGAGAATGGTTAGGACAGCGAGGATCACTCCAAATGAGAAGGACGACTCCATGGTTCGAGGTAGCAGCACTTCTACTTACAAGGGCATGCTGGACCTCGAGCTCAGATTCTCCCGGGACAGGACTAGCTGTGCTGTAGGTTCAGAGTCACAGCACTATTCTGGCCATTACTGGCAGGCCAGTCTGGCAGCTTGCCATCTTTGGTTTCCTGATGTCATTAAAGCTTACTCATCCTCTCCTTTTCAGTCCTCAGCCTCCGGCTTTTCTGGCTTTCTGAAGGCAGCAATCTCAGAACAAATCTGTCCCCAGGCCCCGAGCTAGTCCCTCCCCTCTACTCTCCAAGTTACTAGACAACTCCCAAGTACCTGGCACACACTGTCCATTGGGCCCCCTCCCTTCATTGGTGCTTCAAGGGCTATGAAGGGATAGGGACCTTTCGTCAGGCTTCCTGTCTGACAGAAGATCTAATTGACTCTAATCATACTTTTCTCCCTCCGTAGCTCCGTATTAAACATATTCAACTTTCATTTCGTCCTATGTGTCAAGTACTAGATTAAAAACTAATCTTAATTAAACATTTGCTTAATAAATACTTCTCAGTTACTATTATGATTGCTTTTAATCAAGCAAAATGATCATAATCAGTTGCAGTGAAGTGAAGCAGATAAGCTATTTGAGGGGCTCAGCATCCTTTCAGGGGTGTTCCCACACATGTAAGCTATATTTTTATTCCCAGCATGTCAAAGGCCAATTCTCTCAAATAGGATGTACACCTTCCCTATTTCGTCTCCTTTGGATGTCAGTGCACTGATTCAGAGGGACAGTAAAGACAAGGCAAAGAATTCTTAATAGCTACCATTTGGTTTAGAAGGGAGCCAATTTCCTATCTCTGTTGTTTCATGGGTACAGTGATACGTAATTGTTTCCATACTAGTGGGCTATATCTCTGGTCAGTAAGAAATGGCTGGCAGGCTTGTTACTTTCATCCTGTAGACCCAGGATTATCTCTGACAAGAAGAGGTGAACTCAGCATTTGACAGTGGAATTTTCCAGGGCTAGAACTCATGGGAGGTAGGTCAAAGGGTGAGCCAGTTGCCCAAGCAGATGAGATGAGTACAGAGAGGCCATCTGTGGGAGTCAGTCCGCTTCAGGTTGTATATCCATTTACTCGGGTCCATTATAACTAACCTTTTGCCTCTCTGCTGCTCTCATCTTGGATACCAAGAAGAGAGGGGTGGGAAGAAGAGTGGTTAGAAGTTGTTTACTCAATCCAGGTGAAAGCACAAATGGGAAAGGTTAGTGTTTTCAGTGAGAGAGTGCAGAACAACGCGCAGAGCAGGAGCAAACATCAGGATGTTTTGACAATCGGAGAGGGCTTTGGGCAGATGTCTCTCCTACCAAGACTCAGAAATAACCTGTGTCAGGAGGAGACAATATTGTAATCTTTGTTACCTTCATTTAGGAGGTTGATTTGAATCTGCACTAATCCTATACCTGGACTTAATTTGTGGTTTTTGCTTCCACAGCTTTTGACTTCATATGCAAACTTGGACCTCTGCAAGCTCATGTTCAAACTTGTGAGGACATCAGAATGACCTGGAAGGCTTGTTACAACAAGATTCtattactgaaaatagattcttgAGTCAGTAGGTCTGGATGAGCCTTCAAATCTgtaatattttttaagacagcATTTCATTTTTCCCAGATTggtcctcaaactcactttgtagctgtgagtgaccttgaacttttaacCTTCCTGCCACCTCCTCTACAATGTTCAGATTGTAGGTATGTGCAACCAAATACAATCTGGGCAGCCTTGAGGGCCAAATATAGGCATCATATATACATTCCAGGCAAGTTGTCTATCAACAGCTACATCCACAGCTCCTGAATAAGCATCTCTAAGTTTATAGTCACTACTGTTGCTAGCTAAAGAACTACTACTAGAGTAATAATATTTTCCTGAGATAGGGTTCAGTTCTGTAGCctatgctggcctggaacttggggcaatcttcctatctcagtcttttaagtgctgggactacagtcATGGGCCACATTACCTGGCATTAGAgtaatgattctttttttgtttttagccagggtatgtagccctggctggcctcaactccttatgtagaccaggctggccttctgctcacagagatccatttggctctgtctcctaagtgctggcaatAAAGGCAAGCACTACCATCCCTCGCAGAATAATGATTTTGAACCTTAGCTGTGCTTTAGAAGTACCTGTCAATTCCAGAAACATACTGTTGTCTAGGTAACACACAAAAGGTAGTCTGGGACATGcatctggattctttttttttaattaatttatttattatatgtaagtacactgtagctgtcttcagacactccagaagagggtgtcagatctcattacgggtggttgtgagccaccatgtggttgctgggatttgaactcagaaccttcagaagaacagtcagtactcttaaccgctgagccatctttccagccccgcATCTGGATTCTTAAAGTGCAATTCAGGTATTTAATTAGGATCAAGAACAACTGTTTAATACCTAAAACGTAGGCTCCAGGGGTAGAACACTGGGGATCCATACTCCTGAGTTTGGTTGGACttaattcatctttatttttttagcttttgttatttttccccTATTTATTCTGGAGGAGATAATCCCTATATCACAGGGTTGTGAGAATGGCAGAATGAAGGGTACATAAATTGTAAAAGGTTGCATGGATGTTACTGGCCTTTAGTCTCTGTTAGTCTCATGAACACAATGTTAATCAAAATGTACATCTGAGTGGTAACCAAAACGTTGGTAATTAGggcaaaaaaagacaaatatcatgttttcttttatgtagaaCCTATCTtacccccccccatgtgtgtgtgtgtgtgtgtgtgtgtgtgtgtatatatgtttgagagaaagaagatgagtCGGAGGGAGAGGGTAGGTAAGGGCGGGGCTCAGAGATGAGCAGGAGCAAAGTGCAATGATGTACATGTCTGAAATGTCACAATGcaacccattattttgtatgtCAAAAATTattgatagaaaaaaatcaatgagctgggtggtggtggtacatgcctttaatcccagcacttgggaggcagaggcaggtggatttctgagttcaaggccagcctggtctacagagtgagtaccaggacagccaggggctatacagagaaaccctgactcgaccccccccaaaaaaaatcaatgtgaaatACTAGCTAATGTGCATATCAGTGTTTGTCATAGTTTCAATTCAAGTGTCTATAGAAACATCTGCATGGCCTGAGAGATTGTTAGAAATGTGCAGTTCCAGGCCTTGCCTAGGACCTGAAACTGAGCCTTCATTTTAACAGGATCTTCAGGTGATCTGTGTACATACTaaactttttcttgttttcctttggtcTCAGGTGACTGatcatatttgtttcttttttgctatTGTAACACAATACTATACACTTAATGATTTATAATGAAACAaatctggggctgaagagatagctgaGCATTTTAAGAGCGACTGTTAATTTTTTAGGGGACTGGAGTTATGTTCCTAATACCAGTGTTGGGCAGTTTCTACCTATCTGTAAGTCAAGCTTCAGGAGATTGAACACTATCTTCTGGCTCTCTTAGACACCTATACctacacatgcattcatacacataaatgaaaatgaaattaatatttaataaaacaagcccaatttattatcttttcatgggctggagatgtagctcagttggtagtgtgtGTTAAGTCCTCGGTTAGATCACCATACTCCATAgaattgggtgtggtggtactttcctttaagcctagcacttgagaagcagagacagtaggatcagaagttcaaggtcatccttggttacttagtgagttcaaggcccgcctGGGCAACACAAGATCCTGTTTCCAAAATAACAGCAGCAAAGCAACTCACAAATCTATTATTTTCTCAAGGCCAGAAGTCTGGGCTGGGTCTTACAGGGCTAACATCAAGGTGTCAGGATGTGTACCTTCTGTAGGTGTTTACTGCTTTAGTTGGCTATGTGAACCTGGAAGAGTCAGGCCTAAAAACGAACTGGACTGAAGTCTCATGCAAAAGGCAGCTTTACTCAGaccatcagacaatttatactctgagggttaagaagaatCCCATGAGTAAAGTGTGTAATCACAAGGGCAAGTCACATGTGGTagaaccatgttttttttttctccacagtgGCCTATGAATAACAACTAACCTCACTCTTATTTGATATACCTAGGAGGAGGACAGAAAGAACAATTCTACGTTTTGAAGGAGCAGAAGTCACAAGattcgtgtttttttttttttttaaagttttctcacAGGCACTCACAGTTCTCATATGACTCCATTCTCAGACTATGTTCTCACAAGTAGGGTTTGGGGGTTCTCTTTCCTTGCCCCTTCTGCTTCTAGAAGCTCCCCTTTTTTCCTTTGCTCTACGACACATCACTCAGACTTCTGCTTCAATAATCACATCTTCTCTGACGTTTTGACCTTCTTTGTCTTCCTTAGACTGACCATTTCTATATTGGGTCACTCTAGaccagttctcaacttgtgggtttgAGACCCCTTGCGGGGGACAGTCAAACGACCCTTTCCCATTTCAGATGTcccgcatatcagatatttactatttgtaacagtagcaaagttacagttatgaagtagaaacgaACATAATAttctggttgggggtcaccacaacatgaagaactgtattaaagggtcacagcattagaaaggttgagaagccCTGCTCTGGGCAAATCAAGATAATCTTTCATGTCAAGATATTTACTTTGGCCTGCAGGAGACATGTTGTCTGGCAGCAGCTGCAGCTAGACTCTGAGCTCGGTCATCTCTACTTACTCATGCTATGAAGGCACTTTATTCATGAGACGGCTGTGGCTAGTCCTGAACAATTTTGCCACTCTGGAGTAGGCTGAGGGCTCCCAGAGGTTACTGGAGTGTCCGTAAAGCAAACATAGTGAGGTTGAGTAAGAGGGATTATTCCTTGGTCAAACTATTTCACAACCAGGATATCAAATGGTGGTGATTGTTGGCTGTCACCAAAGACGTGATATTGCAGCTCATCCAGTCTGAGGGCATAGTACCGaagagtattattattattattatcatcatcatcagttgtggtggtggtggtgatggtggacgTTTTAAACAGGAATGGTAGTGGAGGAGAATGGTAGTGGAGGcaggtttttttattagatttttttttaaatttacatttcaaatgttctcccttttcccNNNNNNNNNNNNNNNNNNNNNNNNNNNNNNNNNNNNNNNNNNNNNNNNNNNNNNNNNNNNNNNNNNNNNNNNNNNNNNNNNNNNNNNNNNNNNNNNNNNNNNNNNNNNNNNNNNNNNNNNNNNNNNNNNNNNNNNNNNNNNNNNNNNNNNNNNNNNNNNNNNNNNNNNNNNNNNNNNNNNNNNNNNNNNNNNNNNNNNNNNNNNNNNNNNNNNNNNNNNNNNNNNNNNNNNNNNNNNNNNNNNNNNNNNNNNNNNNNNNNNNNNNNNNNNNNNNNNNNNNNNNNNNNNNNNNNNNNNNNNNNNNNNNNNNNNNNNNNNNNNNNNNNNNNNNNNNNNNNNNNNNNNNNNNNNNNNNNNNNNNNNNNNNNNNNNNNNNNNNNNNNNNNNNNNNNNNNNNNNNNNNNNNNNaatcctctactatacacatgctgccagaacaatcagacctctccatgtgcagtccttggttggtggtttagtccctgggagctctgggggtactagttagttcacattgttgtttgtcctaaggggctgcaaacccttcagctccttggatcctttctctagcttgaGAAGGCAGTTTTAAGAGAGCTTGCTGTCCTACTTAGGCCTCTAAAAGAAAAGCTCTACAGTAGTAGTCAGAATAAGCTACATTTAGCTTCCTATGATGCCTAAACCAACCATCTACTTGTTCAAGAACAAAGGTAgtagtgatattttatttttttattttaattttttatctcaGTCTTTTATTGGTTACCTGCTTCTTTGTTATACAATAATACAGAATCAAAAgccttttcattattttcctcaaGCCCATTTATTTTCCCCCCAAAACCCTCATGTAACTAGGTCACCAGAAAGTACAATGCACACACAAAGTCATAGTTCAGTGTCTGCTAAAGCAAGTTATAcattaacttttttattagatattttctttatttacatgtcatatttcccagtttcccctccaaaaaacaaaacaaaaaaaccccaaaaaacaaaaaacaacaagaacaaacccctgttccttccttcctccccacgcttgccacccaccctctcctgtttcctggccctggcattcccctacactggggcatagaaccttcacagggccaagggcttctcctcccattgatgaccaacttggccatcctctaacTCTACACATGCTGcaggagcaatcagtcccaccatgtgtactccttggttggtggtttagtagtAATATTTTAGTATCTCTCCCTGGTATGTATGTTAGTGTGAAATACTATTCagtaatgtgaaaaaaaaaactgggtggACTTGTATGTATTGTTATTGACATCCAAGACATATTATTACTTGACATATTGAGTCACATCAATATGTAAAGCCTGGATCCATTTATGAAAAAAAGACCctccaaaacacaaaatataGATGCATATGAATGCACAAAATGCATCAAAAGGAGACTCAACAAATGTAGTATGATAACTTTGAGGAGGAAGAGGTAAGTAGAATTGgtgggaaatgaaaaaaatttaaaatttgtattacattcattttcttgtgtATTGGGGTGGCATATGGGGGTGGCATATGGGGGTGGCCaccaacttgtgggagtcagctTTTATTCAACCACATGTGTTTTGGGGATCAGGTAcctttgtctgctgagccatcttgccagccttccTCCAAAGACTCTTTACAATTATCATTTGCTTACGTGAGAGTGCATGCAcaggcatgtacatgtgtacatgtacatggatgccagaggacaactttgtggctTTGTGGGTGGAACCTatatcatcaggcttggcagcaagctccttgcCCACCGAGCTATCGTGATTCACTTTGACTGcttctcattttatatatttttacagtgAGGTTGTTTGTGCAACTGCAAAAGGAAATTCTCCTTCAAACGTCTCTCAAGTTCAATCTATATACagtgtataaaatatacacagtcaatttatatgcatatacactatATGATACAGCCTCACACACATGGCGTTTGTTTCCATTGTTCTTATCCATCTGTGCTATAGTTGTAGAGAGAAATATTTGCAGATAGAGGCAATGGTATAGCAAGACAGGGTGAGAGAATGTTTCAGGTTTTAGTTCTCTCTTGGAGTAGGAGGCACTTTGAAAAAATAGCCCCAGGCTCCTGGGGTATTTAAGATAGCTTATAGCAATGATATACCTGGTAACATTTATGTATTCTTTATTGCCAGATACAGTGCTAAATACAGAATAAGACGTTtcactttatctttaaaatgtgtttgaaagGTAATTACCAATCATTAGCACTGCACATGGAGAGAGTAACTTGATTACCCAAGGCTATAATTAAGTTTGCAATCAAAAGGTATTATGCAACTGCAGACAGGCCAGCAGCTTTCATGGGAGCTGTGGACAGGCATCTAGCATTTGTCCTTTCTCACATCAACTGCAGAGTTTGGGTACTGTCCCCTCTTCTTGGCACTTTGCCCCTCTGTGCCTTTGCTCATTCTACTGCAATTGACCTCCAAGCTAAGGAGTCACTTTCGTGCTTTGGGCTTTTTTCCAAGGTGGCTTGGCTAAGCTAAGAATAAATGGAAGTCATTCTTTGTTTATAAAGTTTCCAGTGACCATGGAAAAATGAAGACCATTTTCTTCTGAGCCCAAAGGAACCCGAATGTGGGCTCATGTACACCATGTAACTTCCTCTCCCTGGTTAACGACTGTCGACTCCGTTACTCAGCATTGTATTTGTCACTTTTCCCAtcattgtgacaaaatacttgacaagaaGCAACCTAAGGGAGGGAGTGTTTatgctggctcacagtttgataGGATACAGCCCAGCGTGGAGTCTGATACCTCTGTGGTGGCAGGAGCAAGAAGTGGCTTGCTTACATCTTAGTAGGCCAGAAAATTGAAATGGAATTTCTAGGCTGGGGCTAGAAGTGAGACTGGGCTGTAGTGCAAGGTCTGtgccccagtgacccacttcctaaAGACATTGCAAGTTTCCGAAATAGCCATCAGCTGAGGACTAAGTTTTCAAACATATAAAGCCTGTGGGGGATTCTTTTTCTATCCAAACTGTTATCTTTACTCTTTCCTATTGTAGCTTTCTCATCCTGTTTCCCTATGCCAACATTCACCATACTTGCTAATGTAGTGAATGTGTCCTCTGCACTACTTGGCTATGTAAAGAGCTTTTCATGCATTCAATCAGAACATGTGAATGAGAGACTTTTTGCATGCCTGCTAATACATAAAGGGGGTGATGTCTTGGGGTGAAGGATCCTACCTAAGGTTACTCAGCTGGGAAGGAATGATAGACTTGGAACTAGAATGCAATCTTCTTTGTTCCTGGTTAAATGATCCTGctgcttcattttaatttttactaatttaaaaaaaaattatgtgtatgggtgttttgcttgcatattgGTTTGTGTACTACTTGAGTatctggtgctcatggaggccagaagatggcatcataTTCCCCAGAagtggagttacatatggttgtgagtgCTAGGGATCGAACCtacaacctctggaagagcagttagtgcttgtAAAACTGCCTagccttctctcctgcctctcttgtAGCCTAAGAACCAGAAGCTAGCATAAGCAAATGGGTGGCTGTGAGAGCATATCACCAGgtgttcttttttgagacaatcccaggctgtcctcaaacttgtgatcttctGAGTGCGGAGATTAGAGGTACatgtcaccatgtctggctgaTGCTCATGTTGTAATCCCTGGAATCTATAAACTTGCCACTTTACGTTGCTACTTTGCAGATATGAATAAGCTAAAGGATCTTGAGATCTAGCTATCATTATAGATTTTTCAGGCACATCCAAAAATATTATTGCAAGTGTTCTTATAATAAGGAGTCAGGTGATCAGAGTGAACAATATTGGCACAGTGACAAGAGCCAGATAGTGGAGTAATGCGAGGAACAGATCATCGAGCAAGAATTGCAGTCAAGTCAACCTTCCCTTTCAGAGCTTGCAGAAGCCAACACTCTGACTGATGTTAGCTCAGTCAAATTCACTTTGGCCTccagaatggaaagaaatggTTTTAAAGAGGTGCGTGGAGAGGGCAATAGAATTTATGGATGATGAAAGTGGAAAGAGGACTGTTGACTGTAGAAGGGTACAAGAGAGTGAAGGCAGATCAGCccaaacaaagcattatgagaatGCCACAATAAGTCTTGCTACTTTGCttgctaaataaaaataaatagaggccaggaagatggctcggTCAATGGAATagcttgctgtgcaagcaagTTTGGATTTCCACTGCCCATGGTAAAAAGCCTGGCATGGCAGTTCATGCTTGTAGGATGCAGGAATGCTCCCCATCCTAGCACTATGGAGACAGAAGTAGAAGGACCCCTGGAGTCTGCTGGTCAGTCATCTAGCCAAAtgggcaagctctgggttcagggagagatcatgtttaaaaaacaatttctagAGATACCTAGTATCAACTTCTCGTCTCCATACACACGTGTGTgggtacacacatatgtgcatgcacacatgaacatgtatacactAATGcataacacatatacaaaataaaccgACACCAATCAATAGATACCAAGACAAAAAACAACTGAATGGAAATAAGTCTGTCATTTTCAGCCACTAAATCTGCAGTAAGTTATTCCTACAACAATAGGAATCCTAGGCATGAGCTTAAAGGATTAACATGAGGAGACAatgtaaaaaagcaaacaaacaaacaaacagacaaccaAAAAAACTAGGCCCTGTTTATATTGTTTCTTAGTAGGGGCAACTGCCTGTGAAACATTTGGCTGCCAAAGTAAAAAAACAGGTCCTCAAAAGCACTGCTGGCAGGAGGCGCCAAGGGGTCAGTGATTAGAACGTCCAGCAGAGGGCACTATGCACGGATAAAGCAGTATAGGAAGGGCGTCTAAAGGAAGTGGATGCAGTTCAGCAGTCCTGGATTGCTCCAGCTGTGCTGCATCTTAGCATT from the Mastomys coucha isolate ucsf_1 chromosome X, UCSF_Mcou_1, whole genome shotgun sequence genome contains:
- the Gpr119 gene encoding glucose-dependent insulinotropic receptor, with the protein product MESSFSFGVILAVLTILIIAVNALVVVAMLLSIYKNDGVGLCFTLNLAVADTLIGVAISGLVTDQLSSSAQHTQKTLCSLRMAFVTSSAAASVLTVMLIAFDRYLAIKQPLRYFQIMNGLVAGACIAGLWLVSYLIGFLPLGVSIFQQTTYHGPCSFFAVFHPRFVLTLSCAGFFPAVLLFVFFYCDMLKIASAHSQQIRKMEHAGAMAGAYRPPRPVSDFKAVRTVSVLIGSFTLSWSPFLITSIVQVACHKCCLYQVLEKYLWLLGVGNSLLNPLIYAYWQREVRQQLYHMALGAKKFFTSILLLLSARNRGPERTRESSYHIITISHPELEG